The Clostridioides difficile genome has a segment encoding these proteins:
- the acsD gene encoding acetyl-CoA decarbonylase/synthase complex subunit delta — MAFKMSTQKYSGKISEVEVGIGEKAIKLGGENVLPFYSFDGEVGNTPKVGIQISDVYPESWTDSYKELYKDVANCPVEWAKYVEANTQADFICLKFDGSDPNGLDKSVDDCAEVAKAVVEAITLPLVVAGSGNHEKDGKLFEKLAQALDGHNCLFMSAVEDNYKGVGASAGMAYAHKVGAESSVDINLAKQLNVLLTQLGVKGENIVMNVGCSAVGYGYEYVASTMDRIRLAAFGQNDKTLQMPIITPVAFEVGHVKEAIAPVEDEPDWGCPEERTIAMEVSTAASVLVGGSNAVILRHPKSIETIKELVNALA; from the coding sequence ATGGCATTTAAAATGTCTACTCAAAAATATTCTGGAAAAATATCAGAAGTTGAAGTAGGAATAGGGGAAAAAGCAATTAAATTAGGTGGGGAAAATGTATTACCTTTTTATAGTTTTGATGGAGAAGTAGGAAATACTCCAAAAGTAGGTATACAAATATCAGACGTTTATCCTGAAAGCTGGACTGATTCATATAAAGAGTTATACAAAGATGTAGCTAATTGTCCAGTAGAATGGGCTAAATATGTTGAAGCTAATACACAAGCAGATTTTATTTGTTTAAAATTTGATGGTTCTGACCCAAATGGATTAGATAAATCAGTTGATGATTGTGCTGAAGTAGCTAAAGCAGTAGTTGAAGCAATAACATTGCCTTTAGTAGTAGCTGGTTCAGGAAATCATGAAAAAGATGGTAAATTGTTTGAAAAATTAGCTCAAGCATTGGATGGACATAACTGTCTATTTATGTCAGCAGTAGAAGATAACTACAAAGGAGTAGGAGCATCAGCTGGAATGGCTTATGCACACAAAGTTGGAGCAGAATCTTCTGTTGATATAAACCTAGCTAAACAATTAAACGTACTGTTAACTCAATTAGGTGTTAAAGGTGAAAATATAGTTATGAATGTTGGATGTTCAGCAGTTGGTTATGGATATGAATATGTTGCATCTACTATGGATAGAATTAGACTTGCAGCATTTGGTCAAAATGATAAAACATTACAAATGCCTATAATAACACCAGTAGCTTTTGAAGTAGGTCATGTTAAAGAAGCTATAGCTCCAGTAGAAGATGAGCCAGATTGGGGTTGTCCAGAAGAAAGAACTATAGCAATGGAAGTTTCAACTGCAGCAAGTGTTTTAGTAGGTGGTTCAAACGCAGTTATACTTCGTCATCCAAAATCAATAGAAACTATAAAAGAATTGGTTAACGCATTAGCTTAA
- a CDS encoding carbon monoxide dehydrogenase accessory protein CooC has protein sequence MGYNIAVAGKGGTGKTSLTGLLIDYLVKDNKGPVLVVDADANANINEVLGIDVEATIGEIREEVNQREKLGNAFPGGMTKAQYLQFRLNSIIEEGEGYDLLVMGRSEGEGCYCFVNGILREQVNKISGHYKYLVMDNEAGMEHLSRKVTRHVDTLLLVSDCSRRSIQAVARIRDLAEELKLNVGRILLIVNKVPNGVMNDGVKEEIEKHNLELIGVVPMDELIYEYDSTGIPLVNLPEDSKSKVAMKEIFAKLELK, from the coding sequence ATGGGATACAATATAGCTGTTGCAGGAAAAGGTGGAACTGGTAAAACAAGTCTCACAGGGCTTTTGATTGATTATTTGGTTAAGGACAATAAGGGACCAGTCTTAGTTGTAGATGCTGATGCTAATGCTAACATAAATGAAGTATTAGGTATTGATGTTGAAGCAACAATAGGAGAAATAAGAGAAGAAGTAAATCAAAGAGAAAAGTTAGGCAATGCATTCCCAGGAGGTATGACAAAAGCACAATATCTACAATTTAGATTAAATTCTATAATTGAAGAAGGCGAAGGATATGACTTATTAGTAATGGGGAGATCAGAAGGGGAAGGGTGTTACTGTTTTGTAAATGGGATACTTAGAGAACAAGTAAACAAAATATCTGGTCACTACAAATACTTAGTCATGGATAACGAAGCTGGTATGGAACATCTAAGCAGAAAGGTTACTAGACATGTTGATACACTTTTATTGGTTAGTGATTGCTCAAGACGTAGCATACAAGCTGTTGCTAGAATAAGAGATTTAGCTGAGGAACTAAAATTAAATGTTGGAAGAATACTTCTAATTGTAAATAAAGTTCCAAATGGGGTTATGAATGATGGTGTTAAAGAGGAAATAGAAAAGCATAACCTAGAGCTAATCGGTGTCGTACCTATGGATGAATTGATATATGAGTATGATTCTACAGGTATTCCTTTAGTTAATTTACCTGAAGATTCAAAATCTAAAGTGGCTATGAAAGAAATTTTTGCTAAATTAGAATTAAAATAG
- the lpdA gene encoding dihydrolipoyl dehydrogenase: protein MKIVVVGGGPGGYVAAIKASMLGAEVTVIEKRRVGGTCLNAGCIPTKALLASSGVLNTVKEAKDFGIEIDGTVTPNFTAIMERKNKVVNQLISGIEFLFEKRGVKLVNGFGKLVDKNTIEVTKDDGTVESIKADKIILANGSVPVVPRMFPYDGKIVITSDEVLGLEDIPESMLIVGGGVIGCEIGQFFRALGTEVTIVEMVDQILLNEDKDVAKQLLRQFKKDKIKVITGIGVQTCEVVDGKAVATLSNGKVIEAQYALVCVGRRPNLDNSGVEDIGIEMERGKVVVNEHLETNVEGIYAIGDIIDTPFLAHVASKEGIVAVENALGKTKVVDYRAIPRCVYTEPEVAGVGKTEKQLEAEGVEYNVGQFDFRGLGKAQAIGHFQGFVKIIADKETDKIIGAAVVGPHATDLLTELSLAVHLGLTVEQVGDAIHPHPSLSEGLMEALHDVHGECVHSVPKL from the coding sequence ATGAAAATAGTAGTAGTAGGTGGTGGACCAGGAGGATATGTAGCAGCTATAAAAGCTTCTATGCTTGGTGCAGAGGTAACAGTTATTGAAAAAAGAAGAGTTGGAGGAACTTGCTTAAATGCAGGATGTATACCAACTAAAGCACTTCTTGCTTCTTCAGGAGTATTAAATACTGTGAAAGAAGCAAAGGATTTTGGTATAGAGATAGATGGTACAGTTACACCAAATTTCACTGCCATAATGGAAAGAAAAAATAAGGTTGTAAATCAATTAATAAGTGGTATAGAATTCCTATTTGAAAAAAGAGGAGTAAAACTAGTTAATGGTTTTGGAAAATTAGTTGATAAAAATACTATAGAAGTAACAAAAGATGATGGCACAGTAGAATCTATAAAAGCTGATAAGATAATACTAGCTAATGGTTCTGTTCCAGTTGTACCAAGAATGTTCCCATATGATGGAAAAATTGTAATAACTAGTGATGAAGTTCTTGGACTTGAAGATATACCTGAATCTATGTTAATAGTAGGTGGTGGAGTTATAGGATGTGAAATAGGGCAATTCTTTAGAGCCTTAGGAACAGAAGTAACTATAGTTGAAATGGTTGACCAGATACTATTAAACGAAGATAAAGATGTAGCTAAACAACTACTTAGACAATTTAAGAAAGATAAGATTAAAGTTATTACAGGTATTGGAGTACAAACTTGTGAAGTAGTTGATGGTAAAGCTGTTGCAACTCTTTCTAATGGAAAGGTTATAGAAGCACAATATGCATTAGTATGTGTTGGTAGAAGACCTAACCTTGATAATTCTGGAGTAGAAGATATAGGAATTGAAATGGAAAGAGGAAAAGTAGTAGTTAATGAGCATCTTGAAACTAATGTAGAAGGTATATATGCAATAGGTGATATAATAGATACTCCTTTCTTAGCACATGTTGCTTCTAAAGAAGGTATCGTTGCAGTTGAAAATGCTTTAGGAAAAACTAAAGTAGTAGATTACAGAGCAATTCCAAGATGTGTTTATACTGAGCCTGAAGTTGCTGGTGTTGGTAAAACTGAAAAACAACTTGAAGCTGAAGGTGTAGAATACAATGTAGGTCAATTTGATTTTAGAGGACTTGGAAAAGCACAAGCTATAGGACATTTCCAAGGATTTGTAAAAATAATAGCTGATAAAGAAACAGATAAAATAATAGGTGCAGCAGTAGTAGGTCCTCATGCTACAGATTTATTAACAGAGTTATCACTTGCTGTTCATCTAGGATTAACTGTAGAACAAGTAGGGGATGCAATACATCCACATCCAAGTTTATCTGAAGGACTAATGGAAGCACTTCATGATGTACATGGAGAATGTGTTCATTCTGTACCTAAATTATAA
- a CDS encoding methylenetetrahydrofolate reductase yields the protein MSLLRETLESGKFAVTTEMAPPKGTDLSHLIECAKPLVGRVHAANVTDFQSAVMRATSLATCKLLKDAGLEPVIQITGRDRNRIAIQGEMLSAGVFGINGLLALTGDHTSVGDHPQAKGVFDLDSVGILQTAETLMAGTDMAGNKLKGSPDFYLGASVTPEYSPIEVQLLKMQKKIKAGAKFFQTQALYDINTMRKFRELTRDMDCKVLAGIVPLKSPGMAKFMTANVPGIFVPDDQIERLRAAGKENWVSEGIKMAGELIKQLKEEDLCDGVHIMAIGAEENIPAILDAAGL from the coding sequence ATGAGCTTATTAAGAGAAACACTAGAGAGTGGAAAATTTGCAGTTACTACTGAGATGGCTCCTCCAAAAGGGACTGACCTTTCACATTTAATTGAATGTGCAAAGCCGTTAGTTGGAAGAGTTCATGCAGCAAATGTGACAGACTTTCAATCAGCAGTTATGAGAGCAACTTCTCTTGCTACATGTAAATTACTAAAAGATGCTGGATTAGAGCCAGTGATTCAAATAACAGGGAGAGATAGAAATAGGATAGCTATACAAGGAGAAATGTTGTCAGCAGGTGTATTTGGAATAAACGGCTTGTTGGCACTAACAGGAGACCATACTAGCGTAGGAGACCATCCACAGGCTAAAGGAGTATTTGATTTAGACTCTGTAGGGATACTTCAAACTGCTGAAACTCTAATGGCAGGTACGGATATGGCTGGTAATAAATTAAAAGGTTCTCCAGATTTTTATCTAGGAGCATCAGTAACTCCAGAATATTCTCCAATAGAAGTTCAATTATTAAAAATGCAAAAGAAAATAAAAGCTGGAGCTAAATTTTTCCAAACTCAAGCACTTTATGACATAAATACAATGAGAAAGTTTAGAGAACTAACAAGGGATATGGATTGTAAGGTATTAGCAGGGATAGTACCTTTAAAATCTCCAGGAATGGCTAAATTTATGACTGCAAATGTACCAGGAATATTTGTTCCAGATGACCAAATCGAAAGATTAAGAGCAGCTGGAAAAGAGAACTGGGTAAGTGAAGGAATAAAAATGGCAGGAGAACTTATCAAACAATTAAAAGAAGAAGATTTATGTGATGGTGTTCATATAATGGCAATTGGAGCAGAAGAAAATATACCTGCTATACTAGATGCCGCAGGTTTATAG
- a CDS encoding methylenetetrahydrofolate reductase C-terminal domain-containing protein produces the protein MIISENKPLEEVLGYLKNFDKLVLVGCNQCAATCKSGGEEEVLKMKETLEGEGKEILGYVMLDPACNLLKSKKDLKALKEETKEADAVLSLACGDGTQTIVKNLKNKPVYPANNTLFIGEVQRVGEYEEACKACGDCELGWTGGICPVTMCAKGLMNGACGGAKNGKCEVNPENDCAWIKIYERLESIGQLDNLAEIRPPKDYSKQNNPRSLSAKKKKEATANS, from the coding sequence ATGATAATTTCTGAAAATAAACCATTGGAAGAAGTGCTAGGGTACTTAAAGAATTTTGACAAGCTAGTTTTAGTTGGTTGTAATCAATGTGCAGCGACTTGTAAGAGTGGTGGAGAAGAAGAAGTTCTAAAAATGAAGGAAACTCTTGAAGGTGAAGGCAAAGAAATCTTAGGATATGTAATGCTTGATCCTGCTTGTAACCTTTTAAAGTCTAAAAAGGACTTAAAGGCTCTAAAAGAAGAAACTAAAGAAGCTGATGCAGTTTTATCTTTAGCATGTGGAGATGGAACACAAACAATAGTTAAAAACCTAAAAAATAAACCAGTTTATCCAGCTAACAACACTTTGTTTATAGGGGAAGTACAAAGGGTTGGGGAATATGAAGAAGCCTGTAAAGCTTGTGGAGACTGTGAACTTGGTTGGACAGGTGGAATATGTCCAGTAACTATGTGTGCTAAAGGTCTTATGAATGGAGCTTGTGGTGGAGCTAAAAATGGTAAATGTGAAGTAAATCCAGAAAATGATTGTGCTTGGATAAAAATATATGAAAGATTGGAATCTATAGGGCAATTAGATAATTTAGCAGAAATAAGACCACCAAAAGACTATTCTAAGCAAAATAATCCAAGAAGCTTAAGTGCAAAGAAAAAGAAAGAAGCAACAGCGAATTCATAA
- a CDS encoding bifunctional 5,10-methylene-tetrahydrofolate dehydrogenase/5,10-methylene-tetrahydrofolate cyclohydrolase, with translation MEVMSTKGQIIKGKPVADKISEDLIKEVELLVKEGINPKLTIVRVGARSDDLSYERGALKRCQNIGITTEVLELAEDITQEEYIDVLKKVNDDKDVNGILCFRPLPKHLNEEVIKYVIAPEKDVDCFSPINSAKVMEGDKSGFPPCTPTAVVEILKHYNVDLKGSKVTVLGRSMVVGKPVSMLLLSEHATVTICHSKTKNLSGVAAEADILIAAIGRAKMVDESFVKDGAVVIDVGINVDEEGNLCGDVDTNAVLDKVSMITPVPAGVGSVTTSILAKHVVKACKLQNNK, from the coding sequence ATGGAAGTAATGTCAACTAAAGGACAGATTATAAAAGGAAAACCTGTAGCTGATAAGATTAGTGAAGACTTAATAAAAGAAGTCGAGTTACTAGTTAAAGAAGGTATAAATCCTAAGCTAACAATAGTTAGAGTTGGAGCGAGAAGTGATGATTTATCATATGAAAGAGGAGCACTAAAAAGATGTCAAAACATTGGTATAACAACTGAAGTCTTGGAATTAGCTGAAGATATAACTCAAGAAGAATATATTGATGTTTTAAAGAAAGTTAATGATGACAAGGATGTCAATGGTATATTATGTTTTAGACCACTTCCAAAACACTTAAATGAAGAAGTTATAAAATATGTCATTGCACCAGAAAAAGACGTAGATTGTTTTAGTCCAATAAATTCTGCTAAAGTCATGGAAGGTGATAAGAGTGGATTCCCACCATGTACTCCTACAGCAGTAGTAGAAATATTAAAACATTATAATGTTGATTTAAAAGGAAGTAAGGTAACAGTTCTTGGAAGATCAATGGTAGTTGGGAAGCCAGTATCAATGCTTTTATTAAGTGAACATGCAACTGTTACAATATGCCATTCAAAGACTAAAAACTTATCAGGAGTAGCTGCAGAAGCGGACATATTGATAGCAGCTATTGGTAGAGCTAAGATGGTAGATGAAAGTTTTGTTAAAGATGGAGCAGTAGTTATAGACGTTGGTATAAATGTTGATGAAGAAGGAAATTTATGTGGAGATGTTGATACAAATGCAGTTTTAGATAAAGTGTCGATGATAACTCCAGTTCCAGCGGGGGTTGGTTCAGTTACAACATCTATACTTGCAAAACACGTAGTTAAAGCTTGTAAGTTGCAAAACAATAAATAG
- a CDS encoding cyclodeaminase/cyclohydrolase family protein has translation MKIADKTCVDFVEVLSSKEAVPGGGGAAALVGAIGMALGSMVCNLTIGKKKYAEYEESVKDILSKAGKLEKDLLKMIDDDAECFLPLSKAYGLPKETEDEKRVKAETMEKALKVACEVPLNIVRVCYEAIKLHEDLVDKGSRLAISDVGVGVQCLRAAILGGQLNVVININSIQDKEYVSKVKTEVDKLVEDGVKTCDEVYAKVEKALGK, from the coding sequence ATGAAAATAGCAGATAAAACTTGTGTTGATTTTGTAGAAGTACTATCTTCTAAAGAAGCAGTACCAGGTGGCGGGGGGGCTGCCGCACTAGTTGGTGCAATTGGTATGGCTTTAGGTAGTATGGTATGTAATCTTACAATAGGAAAGAAAAAGTATGCTGAGTATGAAGAAAGCGTAAAAGATATATTAAGCAAAGCAGGAAAGTTAGAAAAAGATTTATTAAAAATGATAGATGATGATGCAGAATGTTTCTTGCCATTATCAAAAGCTTATGGGCTTCCTAAAGAAACAGAAGATGAAAAAAGAGTAAAAGCAGAAACAATGGAAAAAGCACTAAAAGTTGCTTGTGAAGTTCCATTAAATATAGTAAGAGTTTGTTATGAAGCTATTAAGTTACATGAAGATTTAGTTGATAAAGGTTCAAGACTTGCTATAAGCGATGTTGGTGTAGGGGTTCAATGTTTAAGAGCTGCTATACTTGGTGGACAATTAAATGTAGTTATAAATATAAATTCTATACAAGATAAAGAATATGTTAGTAAAGTAAAAACAGAAGTAGATAAATTAGTTGAAGATGGCGTTAAAACTTGTGATGAAGTTTATGCTAAAGTTGAAAAGGCTCTTGGAAAATAA
- a CDS encoding formate--tetrahydrofolate ligase, with protein MGFKSDIEIAQEAKPQDIREVAKKLGLGEDDVELYGKYKAKVDYNLLKRETGKKAKLILTTAINPTPAGEGKTTTTIGVADAFAKLDQNVLVALREPSLGPVFGVKGGAAGGGYAQVVPMEDINLHFTGDFHAIGAANNLLAAMLDNHIHQGNELRLDPKKITWRRCVDMNDRQLRNIVDGMGKKGDGAVRQDGFDITVASEIMAAFCLASDIADLKERLGNIIVGYSYEGAPVTARQLKANGAMAALLKDALKPNLVQTLEGTPSFVHGGPFANIAHGCNSVIATRMAMHFADYVITEAGFGADLGAEKFLDIKCRMANLKPDAVIIVATVRALKYNGGVAKADLNEENLEALEKGLPNLLKHVENITQVYGLPAVVAINRFPLDTEAELKLVEDKCKALGVNVALSEVWAKGGEGGIAVAKEVLRLLDEEENNFRFCYEDDLSIKDKINAIATKIYGADGVDYTPEADKEIANLEKLGFTKVPVCMAKTQYSLTDDQTKLGRPTGFRITVRQASISAGAGFIVALTGEIMKMPGLPKVPAAEKIDVDENGVIAGLF; from the coding sequence ATGGGATTTAAATCTGACATTGAAATAGCTCAAGAAGCTAAACCTCAAGATATTAGAGAGGTTGCAAAAAAATTAGGACTAGGTGAAGATGATGTAGAACTATATGGTAAATACAAAGCCAAAGTTGACTACAATCTTCTAAAAAGAGAAACTGGGAAAAAAGCTAAGTTAATATTAACTACAGCTATAAACCCAACTCCAGCAGGTGAAGGAAAAACTACTACTACTATTGGTGTTGCTGATGCATTTGCAAAATTAGACCAAAATGTATTAGTTGCTTTAAGAGAACCATCTCTAGGACCAGTATTTGGTGTTAAAGGTGGAGCAGCTGGTGGAGGATATGCACAAGTTGTTCCTATGGAAGATATAAACTTACACTTCACTGGAGATTTTCATGCTATAGGAGCTGCTAATAACCTTTTAGCTGCTATGCTTGACAATCACATTCACCAAGGAAATGAACTTAGATTAGACCCTAAGAAAATAACTTGGAGAAGATGTGTAGACATGAACGATAGACAACTTAGAAATATCGTTGATGGTATGGGTAAAAAAGGTGATGGAGCAGTTAGACAAGATGGATTTGATATAACTGTTGCTTCTGAAATAATGGCAGCTTTCTGTTTGGCAAGTGATATAGCTGACTTAAAAGAAAGATTAGGAAATATAATAGTTGGATATAGCTACGAAGGTGCACCTGTAACAGCTAGACAATTAAAAGCTAATGGTGCGATGGCTGCATTATTAAAAGATGCTTTAAAACCAAACCTAGTTCAAACTCTTGAAGGAACACCATCATTTGTACATGGTGGACCATTTGCAAATATAGCTCATGGATGTAACTCTGTTATAGCTACAAGAATGGCTATGCACTTTGCAGATTATGTAATAACTGAGGCTGGTTTCGGTGCTGACCTTGGAGCAGAAAAATTCTTAGATATAAAATGTAGAATGGCAAACTTAAAACCAGATGCTGTTATAATAGTTGCTACTGTAAGAGCATTAAAATACAATGGTGGAGTTGCTAAAGCAGACTTAAATGAAGAAAACCTAGAAGCTCTTGAAAAAGGACTTCCAAACTTATTAAAACATGTTGAAAACATAACTCAAGTATATGGATTACCAGCAGTTGTTGCAATAAACAGATTCCCACTTGATACTGAAGCTGAACTTAAACTTGTTGAAGACAAGTGTAAAGCATTAGGCGTTAATGTTGCTCTTTCTGAAGTATGGGCAAAAGGTGGAGAAGGTGGAATCGCAGTAGCTAAAGAAGTTTTAAGATTATTAGATGAAGAAGAAAATAATTTTAGATTCTGCTATGAAGATGATTTATCTATAAAAGATAAGATAAATGCTATAGCTACTAAAATTTATGGAGCAGATGGTGTAGATTATACTCCAGAAGCTGATAAAGAAATAGCTAACTTAGAAAAACTTGGATTTACTAAAGTTCCAGTATGTATGGCTAAAACTCAATATTCTTTAACTGATGACCAAACTAAATTAGGTAGACCAACAGGATTTAGAATAACTGTAAGACAAGCATCAATTTCAGCAGGAGCTGGATTTATAGTTGCACTTACTGGAGAAATAATGAAAATGCCAGGATTACCAAAAGTTCCAGCAGCAGAAAAAATAGATGTTGATGAAAACGGAGTAATAGCTGGATTATTCTAA
- a CDS encoding carbon monoxide dehydrogenase accessory protein CooC, which produces MKIAITGKGGVGKTTFSSMLSRMFAEDGYRVVAVDADPDANLALALGFPKEVYESIVPISEMKKLVSDRTAASVGSFGKMFKMNPKVDDIPENFCKEYNGVRLLTLGTVDSGGTGCVCPEHVLLKRLCSHLILQNKDVVIMDMEAGIEHLGRGTAQGVDAFIVVVEPGERSLQTYRKVKKLGHDIGVNKVFVVGNKIRNKEDEEFIIQNLEDGESLGFIYYNQDVIDSDRANQSPYDSSEITKSQIKEIKEKLMSLKDK; this is translated from the coding sequence ATGAAGATAGCAATAACAGGTAAAGGTGGAGTAGGTAAAACGACTTTTTCTTCAATGCTCTCTAGGATGTTTGCTGAAGACGGATACAGAGTTGTTGCTGTTGATGCCGACCCTGATGCTAATTTAGCTTTAGCACTAGGTTTTCCAAAAGAAGTATATGAATCAATAGTACCTATATCAGAAATGAAAAAGTTAGTTTCAGATAGAACAGCTGCTTCTGTAGGTTCATTTGGAAAAATGTTTAAGATGAATCCTAAAGTAGACGATATACCTGAAAATTTCTGCAAAGAATACAACGGAGTGAGATTACTTACATTAGGGACAGTAGATTCTGGTGGTACTGGATGTGTATGCCCAGAGCACGTTCTTTTAAAAAGACTCTGTTCACACTTAATACTACAAAATAAAGATGTAGTTATTATGGATATGGAAGCTGGAATTGAACACTTAGGAAGAGGAACAGCCCAAGGTGTAGATGCTTTTATAGTAGTTGTAGAGCCAGGAGAAAGAAGTCTACAAACCTATAGAAAAGTTAAAAAACTTGGTCATGATATAGGCGTAAATAAGGTATTTGTTGTAGGTAACAAAATCAGAAATAAAGAAGATGAAGAATTTATAATACAAAACTTAGAGGATGGGGAATCTTTAGGATTTATCTATTACAATCAAGATGTTATAGATTCTGATAGAGCTAATCAATCTCCATATGATTCTAGTGAAATAACAAAATCACAAATTAAAGAAATAAAAGAGAAATTAATGTCACTTAAAGATAAATAG
- the cooS gene encoding anaerobic carbon-monoxide dehydrogenase catalytic subunit, translating to MDEKMLTIDLNSQKMIAKAREEGVETMYDRKAGFKAQCGFGLQGVCCRICGMGPCRISPKTPRGLCGADEHTIVGRNFARMVAGGTAAHSDHARDIAHTLALADPNGNYKIRDEAKLITLAKEWDVETEGRDIYDVAHEVAEIALMEFGKPFGTLRFIKNAPEPRQKIWKEYAIEPRAIDREIATIMHSTHIGCTGDIDSLIHMSLRTSMADGWGGSMIGTRLSDILFGTPVPRRTEANLAVLEENKVNIILHGHEPALSEMIVLASEEPELVALAKEVGADGINLAGMCCTGNEITMRHGVKIAGDFHQQELAIVTGAVEAVIVDVQCIFPALARVADCYHTKFVTTSPKAKITGSTYIEFREEQALDDAKSIVKEAILNFKNRDKSKVLIPELKSGATVGYSVEAVVNQLDRVVNSHIDPAGTVKPLTDCLKSGVLRGAAGVVGCNNAKGVSNEAHVTIMKELIKNDIIVVTTGCGASAAAKFGLMETDAAEKYAGKGLATVCKLVGIPPVLHMGSCVDISRILDLVGAAANYLDMDMCDLPVVGIAPEWMSEKAVAIGCYVVASGIDTYLGIMPPIAGSSRAVDILTSELKDKVGATFTVNTNPKELAATIIEDIEKKRVHFEALVEEKMGVEAEA from the coding sequence ATGGATGAAAAAATGTTAACAATTGATTTAAACAGCCAGAAGATGATAGCAAAAGCTAGAGAAGAAGGCGTAGAAACAATGTATGATAGAAAAGCAGGCTTTAAAGCACAATGTGGTTTTGGTCTTCAAGGGGTTTGCTGTAGAATATGTGGAATGGGACCATGTAGAATAAGTCCTAAAACTCCAAGAGGGTTATGTGGAGCAGATGAACACACTATAGTAGGTAGAAACTTTGCAAGAATGGTTGCTGGTGGGACAGCTGCCCATTCAGACCATGCTAGAGATATAGCACATACATTAGCATTAGCTGATCCAAATGGAAACTATAAAATAAGAGATGAAGCTAAATTAATTACTTTAGCTAAAGAATGGGATGTAGAAACAGAAGGTAGAGATATCTATGATGTAGCACATGAAGTAGCAGAAATTGCATTAATGGAATTTGGTAAACCTTTTGGGACATTAAGATTTATAAAAAATGCACCAGAACCAAGACAAAAAATATGGAAAGAATATGCTATAGAACCAAGAGCTATAGATAGAGAGATTGCAACAATAATGCACTCTACTCATATAGGATGTACTGGTGATATAGATAGTTTAATACACATGAGTCTAAGAACTTCTATGGCTGATGGTTGGGGTGGTTCTATGATAGGTACTCGTCTAAGCGATATCTTATTTGGAACTCCAGTACCAAGAAGAACAGAAGCTAACTTAGCAGTATTAGAAGAAAATAAAGTTAATATAATATTACATGGACATGAGCCAGCATTATCAGAAATGATAGTTTTAGCTTCAGAAGAACCAGAATTAGTAGCTTTAGCTAAAGAAGTTGGAGCAGATGGAATAAACTTAGCTGGGATGTGCTGTACAGGTAATGAAATCACAATGAGACATGGTGTAAAAATAGCAGGAGACTTCCACCAACAAGAACTTGCAATAGTAACTGGAGCAGTTGAAGCTGTAATAGTTGACGTTCAATGTATATTCCCTGCATTAGCTAGAGTAGCAGATTGTTACCATACTAAATTTGTAACAACTTCTCCAAAAGCTAAAATAACAGGTTCAACTTATATTGAATTTAGAGAAGAACAAGCTCTTGATGATGCTAAATCAATAGTTAAAGAAGCAATCTTAAACTTTAAAAATAGAGATAAATCAAAAGTACTTATACCTGAATTAAAATCAGGGGCAACAGTTGGGTATAGTGTAGAAGCAGTAGTAAATCAATTAGACAGAGTTGTAAACTCTCATATAGACCCAGCAGGAACAGTTAAGCCATTAACAGACTGTTTAAAATCTGGAGTATTAAGAGGAGCAGCTGGTGTAGTTGGATGTAACAACGCTAAAGGAGTTTCAAACGAGGCTCATGTAACAATAATGAAAGAATTAATTAAAAATGACATAATAGTAGTTACTACAGGATGTGGTGCTTCAGCAGCAGCAAAATTTGGTTTAATGGAAACTGATGCAGCAGAAAAATATGCAGGTAAAGGTCTTGCAACTGTCTGTAAATTAGTAGGAATCCCACCAGTACTACATATGGGTTCTTGCGTTGATATAAGCCGTATATTAGATTTAGTTGGAGCAGCAGCTAATTACTTAGATATGGATATGTGTGACCTTCCAGTTGTAGGTATAGCTCCAGAGTGGATGTCAGAAAAAGCAGTTGCTATAGGATGTTATGTTGTAGCTTCTGGTATAGACACTTATCTAGGAATAATGCCTCCAATAGCTGGTTCTTCAAGAGCAGTAGATATATTAACTAGCGAATTAAAAGATAAAGTTGGTGCAACATTTACTGTAAATACAAATCCAAAAGAGTTAGCAGCTACAATAATAGAAGATATAGAAAAGAAACGTGTTCACTTCGAAGCATTAGTTGAAGAAAAAATGGGCGTTGAAGCAGAAGCTTAG